A window of Cottoperca gobio chromosome 16, fCotGob3.1, whole genome shotgun sequence contains these coding sequences:
- the bola1 gene encoding bolA-like protein 1 → MLPTVLRCLRPVSTSFALSRPLAHFRPHMDPDPSRPVEKSIRTKLTDQLRPEHLEVHNESHMHAVPPGSESHFRVLVVSSQFEGLSLIKRHRLVNEALKEELSSCVHALAIQAKTPEQWGSNPSLAKSPPCMGGSRGDHTVEEKLKAGRE, encoded by the coding sequence ATGCTGCCTACTGTCCTCCGCTGCCTTCGGCCCGTCTCTACCAGTTTTGCCTTAAGCCGGCCTCTGGCCCACTTCAGACCACACATGGACCCAGACCCAAGCCGGCCCGTTGAGAAGTCTATCAGAACCAAACTGACAGACCAACTCAGACCGGAGCACCTGGAGGTCCACAATGAAAGCCACATGCACGCCGTCCCCCCCGGCTCTGAATCCCATTTCCGTGTCCTGGTTGTCAGCTCTCAGTTTGAGGGTCTGTCATTGATAAAGCGCCACCGTCTGGTTAATGAGGCTTTGAAGGAGGAGTTGAGTAGCTGCGTTCATGCACTAGCTATCCAGGCAAAGACTCCTGAGCAGTGGGGAAGTAACCCCTCCCTGGCTAAGAGTCCGCCTTGCATGGGAGGCTCGAGGGGAGATCACACAGTGGAGGAGAAACTGAAGGCCGGGCGGGAGTGA